The sequence below is a genomic window from Colias croceus chromosome 11, ilColCroc2.1.
gcgtcgaaatcgtaaataataatataatgtttttcaccttcctggttattttcccatagtaaatagtgttttaggtttgttgttgtaggtaggaataataataattattcttacttgttggttatgaaatgtatattgaaataatttacttttacaaatcattagtgatattagttttgagtgaaaatgcttggatcagcataatattatatggtacttcaaatacatgttttgataaaaaaacaatagtgtaataaaataaaactgcgttttattgtaatcaatgttgacagttttaaattccaaaattattgatcaataaaatagtttacaccaacaaatataacttttatttttataaccatcgttcataatataaaccgtagcaggtggcgttttgaagttctgtctactcatacagaaaaatggaaaacttgttttttttgtaaacaatttattactcattattgttgtttggctgtgtgtttggcaactcgaagcgtggtcgtccgtcgtaggtacttttgttcggcgtcgcgtcgtcgctcgtccgcgtcggcttgatataaaacattcttgatttcattgacacgcgctatgatttgcgcgcggaatttcttgtgttgtgaatttatttttgtatgctatgcattttaattgaatcaaattgcaatatttctctagtatgcatttgagactatattgtaataattgatcgtgggtaggtatagtaattaattattctaataacgcaattatattttcggtgggattcaaaacaaaaaaattggcccgtgatttttatgaaatttcaccacattgcaaattatatattatacaattacaattacaattattataaatcggtaaactatcaaagtaatcacaaacttgcaaaatatgcttttccgaattttcagacagacacacaattttattagtttgttttagcaaagtaggtacctatacctatacgcttacgtcgcgcgtcgcgtcgcgtcgtcgaaaacggtgcgcccagaaacaaacatacctacctaattcagttacaatcctttttttgttccgtaatatattgtattctaatacgattttttttattcgtcggccagttctactaggtataaaaagataaaattgaaatataattattgtagcgacagccatatgttactatgttttcgtaaatatgtttttcaccttcctggttattttcacataatcttatatacatataaatgaatcgcaaaatgtgttggtaagcgcataactcgagaacggctgaaccgatttcgataattctttttttattatattccttgaagtacgaggatggttcttatgtagagaaaacgtaaacatgtaccacgggcgaagccggggcggaccgctagtctaatatataaaaatcaatgccacttttcgttgtaattccataactcgagaacggctgaaccgatttcgataattctttttttattatattccttgaagtacgaggatggttcttatgtagagaaaacgttaatatgtaccacgggcgaagccggggcggaccgctagtctaatataaaaatgaatcgcaaaatgtgttggtaagcgcataactcgagaacggctgaaccgatttcgataattctttttttattatattccttgaagtacgaggatggttcttacttcttatggagagaaaacgtaaacatgtaccacgggcgaagccggggcggaccgctagtaaataataaaataataaatagtgtattagatttgttattgtatcttgtatacctacgaataattattcttacgtcttgttgggaaatgttcaaatacctacctattgaaataatttactgttacaaatcattagtgttattaggtagttttgagtgaataggcatggatcagaaattcagaatataatatgctactaactactcaaatacatacacgccaaacttgttttacattcacgccatctagagttcaatctttatcatttttgtatacgtctgtgtgtgtaaacgaccctgtatgcaatgacagatgttaaaacgcatggttttaccgaattgggtggattttaaggcaatgatatgacatatttaaataaaatataatattcagtaatcgccatgactattcctacgaccttaatcttttccaattacgcaaaaaatcaaataaactagaaatgtagaattcagcgccatctagcgggaCATTGGCTGGGAACAGATCGTAGCAATCACCTTAAGAAGCactgaaacaatttgaaaatCCTATCTTTTGatgaatgatatttattttaagcagCGACATCttgtgaaattttaaaaggCGCAACTTAAAgttagtaaaaaaattgtttatgtaaCAATTACATTACCAACTTAACAacttttatgaaacaaaaaaaaaaagattaataaaaagaGGTTAAATGCGTTTTATTTCGTGTAAAATATCCTGCCATTAATAAGTGCCATTAGGTGCCATTagcaaaaactaaaaacagcTGTCTccaattcataaaataaagatgTCATGTTTCATCTGTCAAGTGTCATATTGTGATCtgtcaaatattattatacaaagcAGTGCACGCtacaaatttgaaatttcatttctattctataaaaatcaaaacagATTTCTTTACTCTTCAGCTATCTATAGAGAAATATTGTTTAAGGAACAGATGACCTTTGAAAAGGAATCCACTTTATATTGGAATACATATATAGCAAGTAATGGAAACTTTATGACCAGAAGTATGACAGAAAATAGgtacaaaatgtttattatataaacaaactgtatatgtatttagaaatggcttgaatttaaaattaatgttcaaTTCTTACAGGAAAAGATCGCGTGAGGATGAAGCCTGCGAATTTATGCCTTTGTCtaaaagaattaataatttgcataTAAACAACAGTCTGGCTAATTCAAACCTTCTATCTCAAACCTCACTTGAATCTAGTCATACAATTCATGGTGATAATTGCATTCCTTCTCCAGGCTCATCAACTGATTCAGACAGACGGCCAAGTTATGATCCTGGACTCAATTCTTCTGaaagtaattattatcatgaGAACAAATTATTGTTTGAATTGCATTTAGAAAGAATACAAAGAACAGGGCAACAATTTCCtttttaatactaaattattatactaattaTTTGTAAGTTTGGTACctgtatttgttatttttagtatgtattattaattgtaacattaaattatgttaGAACTATGTTGTTGAGTGTTTTATTTgacttatttacataactttaACTAAAGTCAACTAgttactagttattattctgtgctctatttcataaaatgaaCTGGTTAATAGGTCATAATAAGCTTACGCTATGTTTGTGAAGGAAGAGAATAGGCAGATATTTGTTACTAGGTATTTATCTGGGTCTATAGGGCCATAGGTCTATATCACGTAATATCTACTGACCACTTTCCATACTACTTTCCGTATGTATTACTTTACTCTTTGCTACTGAcacaattattgaaaaataataaaatagactATATTGTACtgatacttatattatagagtACTGATACAGTTAATAGAATAACCTATTCATTAATCTATGGTGAAAATCAAAGCATAAATACggttataataaagataatagTATGTACGACAGTACGAGTATAAACTTAAATGTTACTACTTATGTAGATCTTTTCTCTGGATCTTTTGCTaaatagataggtaggtattcgTTAATTTTGGTTCATTCAACAATGACATTTCGCGTACAAAATGCTGCAAACGCCATCTGGTGATAAGTTGTGTAAATAAAACAGTATGGCGACGTACATTTGTTGTAAAGAGAGGGAATGATGTTTACGTGAATTTTAGTGTTACTTTGATGCACAgtggtattaaaatttatggaGATTAAACGATTTTGAGATCTCGATTTTTGTAGTACAAGGTATGTAGTTTGATAATGTTCTATGCTTATCGTGTGAATATCCGTGACCTTATTTCGAAAGCGGTACATTGTTATACCGTTAGACGGGGCGCGTGGCCGTCCCTGAATGTTACCGCGAGAGTGCCGCGCGAGACCGAGAGGGCCGCACAACCCCTCCTCTCGCGATTTCCCTGGCGGTGGTGGAAGGAGTCGGGAGCGGGAGTGCGATTTGGTTTATCGTAGGCATATGGAGGGGATCCCGCATCTTGGTGGGGATGCGTGTCGTGATGGATACTCAATCGGGCCAAAGGAATTGGTAGGTTGGTAGGGGTGAATGACCTTGTATCAAAATGATCCGCCCACCACCATGTGAACCAAAACAAAACTtctgaattaaaaatttatattgcgAGTTTTAACATGTCAATAATTGCGTAACTTATTGCCCATTCACACTTTTTCTTTGTCTATATCCACTTTAATACtgtgttttgcacaatatATTTCCTGTGcttttcttatatttaaaactctgtatataaaaatttgtagtGAAACCTTGAATTCAAACATTGTTATTATGTtagttattatacatattaatattaaaagttctcaatattttaatacaaggTCAAAACACATTCTAATCAAACCTAAGTTTACAATGTAACAATATTGGTTGATCCTTTCACTTTGcagaataaaatatgaatatttaatatcatttataaagagataatatttttgacaaatacATCTAcatgaacatattttttatactgatatgaaaacaaaacaaattgaaTGTATGCAAAAAAATTAGCTTAATAAACACATACACATGTAACAAGATTACTCAACTCCACGCTTCCTACATTTATTGAACCACAACCACACCTCACTACGTCTTGTGAAAGTACAGCAAAGAGAAAGTGAGGATCATGTTAGTTGAACATATACAGTCCAACTGTGTGCGTATAACTAACTAGCCAACCGGTTGAGTATTGAGCTCGTACAAAAACTTTCTTTAACCCACTTTCGTATTCTCGCGACGATCTTTCGCCATTCACCGTCGTTTCGGCTCCAGTGTGTATAGTTTGGTAGTCAGCAGTGGTGTGTGCCCTACCATCGATCCCAGTGTGATCCCTGTGTGCTAGTGGTGGGATATTCTCGTGGGGGTACACTTTGTGAAGCAGACAAGTGGGACACagcttattatttttctccTCCCGCTACGGCGGCTCATAATTGGATGCAGTATGTGTGATATGCAGAAAATGCCTACACAAGATGATGCCTCTTGGTATGCAAATATTCTTTGTAGCGTT
It includes:
- the LOC123695536 gene encoding uncharacterized protein LOC123695536, with amino-acid sequence MTFEKESTLYWNTYIASNGNFMTRSMTENRKRSREDEACEFMPLSKRINNLHINNSLANSNLLSQTSLESSHTIHGDNCIPSPGSSTDSDRRPSYDPGLNSSESNYYHENKLLFELHLERIQRTGQQFPF